A region of Ictalurus furcatus strain D&B chromosome 1, Billie_1.0, whole genome shotgun sequence DNA encodes the following proteins:
- the LOC128614022 gene encoding nuclease EXOG, mitochondrial: MASGFKFVRFFGGFVCGVTVSTGACVAAVKLYLRPEESTQEKESTAQRLIKLYGLPEDGAEARYYTNHILSYDQSRRTPRWVAEHLSDEKLLGKADRKHCKFKPDPDVPELFTAHNEDYLGSGWSRGHMAPAGDNKFSEQSMVETFYLSNIIPQNYENNAGFWNRLEMYCRELTERFRDVWVISGPLTLPYVGEDKKKTVSYQLIGKDDVAVPTHLYKVILARKDHSSDVLALGAFVVPNAPVSFKHQLKEYQVSLTQLERMSGLTFFPKLDKSQSVKNLCLLDSCELMDFKRFTLYITGRKVRGVKSLGKLEKIMVELKEAGITPDEYLTKLYFEKKQELLQKESQQVKQG; this comes from the exons ATGGCCTCTGGTTTTAAGTTTGTGCGGTTTTTTGGTGGTTTTGTGTGTGGAGTTACTGTCAGCACTGGCGCTTGCGTGGCAGCAGTGAAACTGTATCTTCGACCTGAAGAGTCCACTCAGGAGAAAG AGAGTACAGCACAGAGACTCATTAAGCTCTATGGGCTCCCTGAGGATGGCGCTGAGGCCAGATACTACACCAACCACATTTTGTCATACGATCAGAGCCGAAGGACCCCGAGATGGGTGGCTGAACACCTATCTGATGAAAAACTACTTG GAAAAGCAGACAGAAAGCACTGCAAATTCAAGCCAGACCCTGACGTCCCTGAGCTGTTCACAGCACACAATGAAGACTACCTCGGCAGCGGCTGGTCTCGAGGACACATGGCACCAGCTGGCGACAATAAATTTTCAGAG CAATCGATGGTGGAGACTTTCTATCTGTCTAATATCATCCCACAGAATTATGAAAACAACGCCGGTTTCTGGAACAG GTTGGAGATGTATTGCAGAGAGCTGACAGAGAGGTTCAGAGATGTGTGGGTAATTTCAGGACCTCTTACTCTTCCATACGTAGGAGAGGATAAAAAGAAAACCGTCTCTTATCAG CTGATTGGAAAAGATGACGTGGCCGTACCCACTCATCTTTACAAAGTGATCCTTGCGAGGAAAGATCATTCATCTGATGTGCTGGCTCTCGGCGCCTTTGTAGTGCCGAATGCTCCTGTCAGTTTCAAGCATCAGCTGAAGGAGTACCAGGTGAGCCTCACACAGCTGGAGAGAATGTCAGGCCTGACCTTCTTCCCTAAACTGGACAAGAGCCAGAGTGTGAAGAACCTTTGCCTGCTGGACTCCTGTGAGCTCATGGACTTTAAACGTTTCACGCTGTACATTACTGGCCGTAAGGTGAGGGGTGTCAAGTCCTTGGGGAAGCTGGAGAAGATCATGGTGGAGCTCAAGGAAGCCGGTATCACTCCAGATGAATACTTGACTAAATTGTATTTTGAGAAGAAACAAGAACTCTTACAAAAGGAAAGCCAACAGGTCAAACAAGGATAA